A section of the Centroberyx gerrardi isolate f3 chromosome 8, fCenGer3.hap1.cur.20231027, whole genome shotgun sequence genome encodes:
- the LOC139928066 gene encoding monocarboxylate transporter 13 — translation MRSSKAWPPDGGYGWVVVASAFLIMGLTTAVVKNYGLFFLEIRSHFGVLVSTTSWVASIVIAVFHLGAPVASALSLQFSQRAVIMVGGLLTASGMVLASLDLSLPWLYLGMGLLPGIGISFSWIPANSMVSHYFLRWRPIAYSIASSGECVFSIVFSPFFQWLIDSYTWQGALLIIGGLQLNLCVCGALMRPLQTAQSTIQETKDSLDSKAPKRKVIFQCSLLRKPEFLFYVLFAIFTVTGFFIPPLFIVPFAKSLGMEQYWAASILSVLAMADLAGRLMCGWLANMRLWRNLQLLTMVVTLLGVVLLLLPIGQNYWALLVFSSLYGFLSGCMAAVHVTAIVDIVGLEGFDSGLGLFMLFRSAGCFVGVPSAGWLVDQTDGYSAAFYLSGACVILSGLFVVIVDRLVERRKASDAIEAASDPKVQQKVDKQNG, via the exons ATGAGGTCCAGCAAGGCGTGGCCTCCTGACGGGGGGTACGGCTGGGTGGTGGTCGCCTCCGCCTTCCTCATCATGGGCCTCACCACCGCCGTCGTCAAGAACTACGGCCTCTTCTTCCTGGAGATCCGAAGTCACTTTGGCGTCCTCGTCAGCACGACCTCCTGGGTCGCCTCCATCGTTATAGCCGTGTTTCACTTGGGAG CTCCAGTGGCTAGTGCGCTGAGCTTGCAGTTTTCTCAGAGAGCGGTCATCATGGTCGGAGGCCTCCTGACCGCCTCGGGAATGGTGCTGGCGTCTCTGGACCTCAGTCTGCCCTGGCTGTACCTCGGCATGGGCCTCCTGCCAG GAATAGGCATTTCGTTCTCCTGGATCCCTGCAAACAGCATGGTCAGCCACTACTTCCTCCGGTGGCGTCCCATCGCCTATTCCATCGCCAGCTCAGGGGAGTGTGTCTTTTCCATAGTGTTTAGCCCCTTCTTCCAGTGGCTTATTGACTCCTACACCTGGCAGGGTGCCTTGCTCATCATCGGAGGCCTTCAGCTCAACCTGTGTGTCTGCGGCGCCCTCATGCGACCCCTCCAGACGGCCCAAAGCACAATCCAAGAAACCAAAGACAGTCTAGACAGCAAAGCACCAAAAAGGAAGGTTATCTTCCAGTGCTCGTTGCTGAGAAAACCTGAATTTTTATTCTACGTCCTGTTCGCCATCTTCACGGTGACAGGGTTTTTCATCCCGCCTCTCTTTATAGTGCCCTTCGCCAAAAGCCTGGGTATGGAACAGTACTGGGCAGCCTCTATCCTCTCTGTCCTGGCTATGGCCGACCTGGCGGGAAGGCTGATGTGCGGCTGGCTGGCCAACATGAGGCTGTGGAGGAACCTGCAGCTGCTGACCATGGTTGTGACCCTGCTGGGGGTggtgctcctcctgctgcccaTCGGCCAAAACTACTGGGCCCTGCTGGTCTTCTCCTCGCTCTACGGCTTCCTGTCGGGCTGCATGGCGGCCGTCCACGTCACCGCCATCGTGGACATCGTAGGCCTAGAGGGATTCGACAGTGGCCTGGGGCTCTTCATGCTCTTCAGGAGCGCCGGCTGCTTTGTTGGTGTGCCGTCTGCAG GCTGGCTGGTGGACCAGACAGACGGCTACAGCGCTGCCTTCTACCTGTCAGGCGCCTGCGTCATCTTATCAGGACTGTTTGTCGTCATCGTTGACCGGCTTGTTGAGAGGAGGAAAGCCAGCGATGCCATAGAAGCTGCATCGGACCCCAAAGTTCAGCAGAAAGTCGACAAACAGAATGGTTGA